In one Pseudomonas tensinigenes genomic region, the following are encoded:
- the atpG gene encoding F0F1 ATP synthase subunit gamma — translation MAGAKEIRSKIASIKSTQKITSAMEKVAVSKMRKAQMRMAASRPYAERIRQVIGHLANANPEYRHPFMIERAIKRVGYVVVSSDRGLCGGLNTNLFKALVKDMAVNRENGVEIDLCVVGSKGAAFFRNFGGNVVAAISHLGEEPSINDLIGSVKVMLDAYLDGRIDRLSVVSNKFINTMTQQPTVEQLIPLVATPDQDLKHHWDYLYEPDAKELLDGLMVRYVESQVYQAVVENNAAEQAARMIAMKNATDNAGDLISDLQLIYNKARQAAITQEISEIVGGAAAV, via the coding sequence ATGGCAGGCGCAAAAGAGATTCGCAGTAAGATTGCGAGCATCAAAAGCACGCAAAAGATTACCAGCGCCATGGAAAAAGTGGCGGTCAGCAAAATGCGCAAGGCACAAATGCGCATGGCTGCTAGCCGTCCTTATGCGGAGCGTATCCGCCAGGTTATTGGGCATCTGGCCAACGCCAACCCGGAATACCGCCACCCGTTCATGATCGAGCGCGCCATCAAGCGTGTCGGTTATGTTGTGGTGAGCAGTGACCGTGGTTTGTGCGGCGGCTTGAATACCAACCTGTTCAAGGCCCTGGTCAAGGACATGGCGGTAAACCGCGAAAACGGCGTCGAGATTGATCTGTGTGTCGTTGGTAGCAAGGGTGCGGCCTTTTTCCGCAACTTCGGCGGTAACGTCGTTGCAGCTATCAGCCACCTGGGTGAAGAGCCGTCGATCAATGATCTGATCGGCAGCGTCAAGGTGATGCTGGATGCCTACCTGGATGGCCGTATTGACCGCCTGTCCGTGGTGTCCAACAAGTTCATCAACACCATGACGCAGCAGCCTACCGTGGAGCAGTTGATTCCACTGGTGGCCACCCCGGATCAGGATCTCAAGCACCACTGGGACTACCTCTACGAACCGGATGCCAAAGAGCTGCTTGACGGCTTGATGGTCCGCTACGTTGAGTCGCAGGTCTACCAGGCGGTGGTCGAGAACAACGCGGCTGAACAAGCTGCGCGGATGATCGCGATGAAGAACGCTACCGACAACGCCGGTGATTTGATCAGCGATTTGCAGCTGATCTACAACAAGGCGCGTCAGGCTGCGATCACCCAAGAGATCTCGGAAATCGTCGGCGGCGCTGCCGCGGTTTAA